In one Pseudomonas sp. R84 genomic region, the following are encoded:
- a CDS encoding DUF1329 domain-containing protein, which yields MRKMILQCGVLALSLLAANVMAAVSPDEANKLGTSLTPLGAEKAGNADGSIPAWTGGIPKNAAAVDSKGFLADPFANEKPLFTITAANVDKYKDKLSDGQVAMFKRYPETYKIPVYPTHRTVAAPAEIYESAKRSALNVTTINDGNGLANFTGNRYYAFPIPKNGVEVLWNHITRYHGGNVKRIITQVTPQTNGSYTPIRFEEEIAVPQLIKDIDPEKAANVLTFFKQSVTAPARLAGNVLLVHETLDQVKEPRLAWIYNAGQRRVRRAPQVAYDGPGTAADGLRTSDNFDMFSGAPDRYDWKLVGKKEMYIPYNSYKLDSPKLKYDDIVKAGHINQDLTRYELHRVWEVIGTVKPNERHIYAKRHMYIDEDSWQVALADHYDGRGQLWRVAEGHSEYHYEHQAQAYTLEALYDIIAGRYIALGMKNEEKHSYEFGFEAKAADYTPAALRAEGVR from the coding sequence ATGCGCAAAATGATTCTGCAATGTGGTGTGCTGGCCCTGAGTCTGCTGGCGGCCAATGTGATGGCGGCGGTGTCGCCGGACGAAGCCAATAAACTCGGTACCAGCCTGACCCCGCTCGGCGCCGAGAAAGCCGGTAACGCCGATGGCTCTATTCCGGCATGGACCGGCGGCATCCCGAAAAATGCTGCTGCGGTGGACAGCAAAGGCTTTCTTGCTGACCCGTTCGCCAATGAAAAGCCGTTGTTCACCATCACCGCGGCCAACGTCGACAAGTACAAGGACAAGCTCTCCGACGGCCAGGTGGCGATGTTCAAACGCTACCCGGAGACTTACAAGATCCCGGTCTATCCGACCCACCGAACCGTCGCCGCACCGGCGGAAATCTACGAATCGGCCAAGCGCAGTGCGCTCAACGTGACCACCATCAACGATGGTAACGGCCTGGCCAATTTCACCGGCAATCGCTATTACGCCTTTCCGATACCGAAGAACGGCGTCGAGGTGTTGTGGAACCACATCACCCGTTACCACGGCGGCAACGTCAAACGCATCATTACTCAGGTGACCCCGCAGACCAACGGCAGCTACACGCCGATCCGCTTCGAAGAAGAGATCGCCGTGCCGCAACTGATCAAGGATATCGACCCGGAAAAGGCCGCCAACGTGCTGACCTTCTTCAAGCAGTCGGTGACTGCGCCAGCGCGTCTGGCCGGTAACGTGTTGCTGGTTCACGAGACCCTTGATCAGGTGAAGGAACCGCGCCTGGCGTGGATCTACAACGCCGGTCAGCGTCGTGTGCGTCGTGCACCGCAAGTAGCCTATGACGGCCCGGGCACCGCCGCCGATGGCCTGCGTACCTCGGACAACTTCGACATGTTCTCCGGTGCACCGGATCGCTACGACTGGAAACTGGTCGGCAAGAAGGAAATGTACATCCCGTACAACAGCTACAAACTCGATTCGCCGAAGCTCAAGTACGACGACATCGTCAAGGCCGGGCACATCAATCAGGACCTGACGCGCTATGAGTTGCACCGGGTCTGGGAAGTGATCGGCACCGTCAAACCGAATGAGCGGCATATCTACGCCAAACGCCACATGTATATCGACGAGGACAGTTGGCAGGTTGCACTGGCCGACCACTATGACGGTCGCGGTCAACTCTGGCGCGTAGCCGAAGGCCACTCTGAATATCACTACGAGCATCAGGCACAGGCATACACACTCGAAGCGCTCTACGACATCATTGCCGGCCGCTACATTGCCTTGGGGATGAAGAACGAGGAGAAGCACAGTTACGAATTCGGCTTTGAAGCCAAGGCTGCCGACTACACGCCAGCGGCCTTGCGTGCAGAGGGTGTGCGGTAA